In one window of Clupea harengus chromosome 4, Ch_v2.0.2, whole genome shotgun sequence DNA:
- the LOC105894255 gene encoding 60S ribosomal protein L22-like gives MRTNSSSFLQIFAMAPLKLKKQTAKGGKKKKQVQKFTLDCTHPVEDGIMDAANFEQFLQERIKVNGKAGNLGGGVVSIERSKSKITVSSEVPFSKRYLKYLTKKYLKKNNLRDWLRVVANTKESYELRYFQINQDEEEEEDED, from the exons ATGCGCACAAATAGTTCTTCCTTTCTGCAAATCTTCGCCATGGCTCCGCTG AAACTCAAAAAGCAGACCGCCAAAGGtggcaagaagaagaagcaggtCCAGAAGTTCACCCTGGACTGCACCCACCCCGTTGAGGATGGCATTATGGATGCTGCCAACTTT GAGCAGTTCCTGCAGGAGCGCATCAAAGTGAACGGGAAGGCTGGAAACCTGGGAGGTGGTGTGGTGAGCATTGAAAGGAGCAAGAGCAAGATAACAGTATCTTCTGAGGTGCCCTTCTCCAAGAG ATACCTGAAATATCTGACGAAGAAGTACTTGAAGAAGAACAACCTCAGAGACTGGCTACGCGTTGTGGCTAACACCAAGGAAAGCTATGAGCTACGCTATTTCCAGATCAAtcaggatgaggaggaggaagaggatgaggattaA